From Balneola sp. MJW-20, the proteins below share one genomic window:
- the hisF gene encoding imidazole glycerol phosphate synthase subunit HisF: MLTKRIIPCLDIKDGRTVKGVNFEGLRDAGDPVELAKRYSQEGADELVFLDITATLEKRKTLVELVRRISEEINIPFTVGGGIKSIDEIEELLKAGADKVSLNSSIVRDPELITRSSDSFGAQAIVAAIDAKKTGDSWNVYIKGGSEDTGLDALEWAAEVEKRGAGEILLTSMDKDGTKSGFDLDLLGKIGSLVNIPVIASGGAGTIDHCIEAVKLANADAVLAASIFHFREIEIRDLKEAMESEGIPVRNGTLSF; encoded by the coding sequence ATGCTTACAAAAAGAATCATCCCCTGCCTGGATATTAAAGACGGAAGGACGGTCAAGGGGGTAAATTTTGAGGGGCTGAGAGACGCAGGAGATCCGGTAGAACTGGCTAAAAGATACAGCCAGGAAGGTGCAGACGAATTGGTGTTTCTGGACATCACGGCAACACTGGAGAAAAGAAAGACACTCGTTGAATTGGTGCGACGGATCTCAGAAGAGATCAATATCCCGTTTACGGTTGGGGGTGGTATTAAAAGCATCGATGAAATAGAAGAATTGTTGAAAGCCGGAGCGGACAAAGTATCTTTGAACAGCAGTATTGTGAGGGACCCCGAATTGATCACCCGATCTTCCGACTCATTTGGGGCACAGGCGATCGTTGCTGCTATTGATGCTAAAAAGACCGGTGATAGTTGGAATGTATATATCAAAGGCGGATCCGAAGATACTGGTCTGGATGCTCTGGAATGGGCTGCAGAAGTTGAAAAGCGCGGAGCCGGAGAGATCCTGCTTACAAGCATGGACAAAGACGGAACAAAATCCGGATTTGATCTGGATCTTTTAGGAAAGATCGGCAGCCTGGTAAATATACCGGTGATTGCTTCGGGGGGAGCAGGAACAATTGATCACTGTATAGAAGCAGTGAAGCTTGCCAATGCAGATGCGGTTCTGGCTGCAAGTATCTTTCATTTCAGGGAGATCGAGATACGTGACCTCAAAGAAGCGATGGAGTCTGAAGGGATCCCCGTCCGGAACGGAACCCTTTCATTTTAG
- the hisE gene encoding phosphoribosyl-ATP diphosphatase, with the protein MSETKEMAEIKTLTEKDYQFLIELETLLYERKEEMPKGSYTTSMYKKGLDKIAQKVGEEAVETVIASKNNKNKETINEAADLLFHLMLLLAEKEIPLHKVVKKLRKRHNKGDHKHIGE; encoded by the coding sequence ATGTCAGAAACCAAAGAAATGGCCGAAATAAAGACGCTTACTGAAAAAGATTATCAATTCCTTATCGAGCTGGAAACATTGCTCTATGAGCGTAAAGAAGAGATGCCCAAAGGTTCTTACACTACTTCTATGTATAAGAAAGGGCTCGACAAGATCGCTCAGAAAGTGGGAGAAGAAGCCGTGGAAACCGTGATCGCTTCAAAGAACAATAAGAATAAAGAGACGATCAATGAGGCGGCTGACCTGCTTTTTCACCTCATGCTGTTGCTTGCGGAAAAAGAGATACCTCTGCATAAAGTCGTTAAAAAGTTGCGTAAACGCCATAATAAAGGCGATCATAAGCATATCGGAGAATAA
- the lepA gene encoding translation elongation factor 4 gives MKNIRNFCIIAHIDHGKSTLADRLLQHTGTISEREMQEQILDDMDLERERGITIKSHAIKMEYKRPNKEEYIFNLIDTPGHVDFAYEVSRALKACEGALLVVDAAQGIEAQTISNLYQAIDQNLEIVPVLNKIDLPGADPEGVGQQVVDLIGCDPEEIIHVSGKTGEGVPALLEAIVDRISSPKQETEKPLRALIFDSVFNTYRGSIAYVRVMEGELKKGDEFMFMANKKEYVAEEIGYLKMKNVATDTLKAGEVGYVIGSVKSLQDVRVGDTITRLDNPATEPIPGYQEAKPMVFSGIYPTQAEDFEDLRGALEKLQLNDASLSYEPETSKALGFGFRAGFLGLLHMEIVQERLDREFNIDIITTVPNVQYEVHLVDGSTKDVDNPSQMPEVGDIESIFEPYIKASIITPADYIGPIMKLCQERRGIYINQMFMQNNRVEITYELPMAEVVFDFYDRLKSGTRGYASLDYEFIEYRKGDLVRLDILLNGEQVDALSSITHRDKAYYQGRKVCAKLKELIPRQQFEVAVQAAIGNRVIARDTIRAIRKDVTAKCYGGDISRKRKLLEKQKEGKKRMKQVGTVEIPQEAFLAVLSMDEDDK, from the coding sequence ATGAAAAATATCCGCAATTTCTGCATTATTGCTCACATCGACCATGGTAAATCAACTCTGGCCGATCGATTGCTTCAGCACACAGGAACTATAAGTGAAAGAGAAATGCAGGAGCAGATCCTGGATGACATGGATCTGGAACGCGAGCGTGGCATTACGATTAAGAGTCATGCCATTAAGATGGAGTATAAACGGCCGAATAAAGAAGAATATATATTTAATCTCATCGATACTCCCGGTCACGTTGATTTCGCTTATGAAGTCTCCCGGGCATTAAAAGCATGTGAAGGGGCATTGCTGGTAGTGGATGCAGCGCAGGGAATCGAAGCGCAGACCATTTCAAATTTATACCAGGCCATCGATCAGAACCTCGAGATCGTGCCGGTTCTGAATAAGATCGATCTACCCGGAGCCGACCCGGAAGGAGTAGGTCAGCAGGTGGTTGATCTGATCGGCTGTGACCCTGAAGAGATCATACATGTTTCCGGAAAGACCGGTGAAGGTGTCCCAGCACTTCTAGAAGCCATAGTAGACCGGATCTCAAGTCCGAAGCAGGAAACAGAAAAACCACTTCGTGCGCTGATTTTTGATTCGGTGTTTAACACTTATCGTGGATCTATTGCCTATGTACGTGTGATGGAAGGCGAACTTAAAAAAGGCGATGAATTCATGTTCATGGCTAATAAGAAAGAATATGTTGCCGAGGAGATAGGTTACCTCAAAATGAAGAATGTAGCGACCGATACCCTTAAAGCAGGAGAGGTCGGCTATGTGATCGGTAGTGTAAAGTCATTGCAGGATGTTCGTGTGGGTGATACGATCACCCGGCTGGATAATCCGGCAACAGAACCCATTCCGGGTTATCAGGAAGCCAAGCCCATGGTATTCAGCGGGATCTATCCGACCCAGGCAGAAGATTTTGAAGACCTCAGGGGAGCACTGGAGAAATTACAGTTGAACGATGCTTCTTTATCCTATGAACCGGAGACCTCAAAAGCTCTTGGCTTTGGATTTCGTGCAGGGTTTTTAGGATTACTGCATATGGAGATCGTTCAGGAACGACTGGACCGTGAGTTTAATATTGATATCATTACTACGGTACCTAACGTACAGTATGAGGTACACCTGGTAGATGGAAGCACTAAAGACGTTGATAATCCCAGCCAGATGCCGGAAGTTGGTGACATCGAGTCGATCTTCGAACCGTATATCAAGGCAAGTATTATTACCCCGGCCGACTACATCGGGCCAATCATGAAGCTTTGCCAGGAAAGGAGAGGAATTTATATTAACCAGATGTTCATGCAAAATAATCGGGTTGAAATTACGTATGAATTACCGATGGCTGAAGTAGTTTTTGATTTCTACGACAGACTGAAGTCTGGAACGAGGGGCTATGCTTCACTGGACTATGAATTTATTGAATACCGTAAAGGAGACCTGGTAAGACTGGACATACTGCTGAACGGGGAACAAGTTGATGCTCTATCCAGTATCACACACCGCGATAAGGCTTATTACCAGGGCCGTAAGGTGTGTGCAAAGCTTAAGGAGCTGATTCCCCGACAACAGTTTGAGGTTGCCGTTCAGGCAGCTATTGGTAACCGGGTAATTGCCAGAGATACGATCCGTGCCATTCGAAAGGATGTGACTGCGAAGTGCTACGGAGGTGATATTTCAAGAAAGAGAAAGCTTCTTGAAAAGCAGAAAGAAGGTAAAAAACGAATGAAACAGGTTGGAACAGTAGAGATACCCCAGGAAGCATTCCTCGCTGTTCTGTCAATGGATGAAGACGACAAATGA
- the lepB gene encoding signal peptidase I, with amino-acid sequence MEKDKTGTGRLTSAFKRKKKQEEENIKAKSWIREWVDALVFAVIAAAILRTFLFGSYRIPTPSMEKTLMTGDLLIVSNVTYGPRTPMGICVPFTEAMCIPGVSLPWTRIPGFRDIKRNDIFVFNVPWEVKPISQKTNYIKRAVAIPGDTISISNKILYVNGEREESHEDLQRMHTIRMKDRIRLSNAKMESVGAGKIDMQNYVVQLAQDTYVVNLTEIVAEKVRSWPEIDTMYYYMEEEGVRNQAYINSTGSFSRAFNNPDHLPEVVIPYAGQEVSLTGDNFYIYQDLIERYEKNTLERRNGSIYINGEETNTYTIKDDYYFAMGDNRDNSEDSRFWGFVPKSHVIGKASIVWMSLDGLVPRFERIFKIIE; translated from the coding sequence TTGGAAAAGGACAAAACGGGTACAGGACGCCTGACTTCAGCTTTTAAAAGAAAAAAGAAACAGGAAGAAGAAAATATCAAAGCTAAATCGTGGATCCGTGAGTGGGTCGATGCTTTAGTGTTTGCCGTGATCGCTGCAGCGATACTGCGGACTTTTCTGTTCGGTTCCTATCGTATCCCTACTCCGTCAATGGAAAAGACCCTGATGACCGGGGATCTGTTGATCGTTTCCAATGTCACATACGGACCCAGAACACCAATGGGGATATGCGTACCCTTTACGGAAGCAATGTGTATACCGGGAGTATCTTTACCCTGGACCCGGATCCCCGGATTCAGAGATATCAAACGTAATGACATCTTTGTTTTCAATGTACCATGGGAAGTGAAGCCGATCTCACAAAAGACGAATTATATCAAAAGGGCTGTAGCCATTCCGGGCGATACCATTAGTATCAGTAATAAGATCCTTTACGTGAATGGTGAACGGGAGGAGTCGCATGAAGACCTGCAGCGTATGCATACGATCCGTATGAAAGACCGGATCCGGCTGAGTAATGCAAAAATGGAGAGTGTGGGTGCAGGAAAGATCGACATGCAGAATTATGTGGTCCAGCTTGCTCAGGATACCTATGTGGTAAACCTGACAGAGATTGTAGCCGAGAAAGTCAGATCATGGCCTGAGATCGATACCATGTATTACTATATGGAAGAAGAAGGTGTGAGAAACCAGGCATATATCAATTCCACCGGTTCCTTTTCCAGGGCTTTCAATAATCCGGATCACCTTCCAGAAGTCGTGATCCCCTATGCCGGCCAGGAAGTTTCCCTTACAGGGGATAATTTTTATATCTATCAGGATCTTATCGAACGATACGAAAAAAATACACTCGAACGACGTAACGGCAGCATTTACATCAACGGTGAAGAAACCAATACCTACACCATCAAAGATGATTATTACTTTGCCATGGGGGACAACCGGGATAACTCGGAAGACAGTCGATTCTGGGGATTTGTACCCAAGAGTCACGTGATCGGAAAGGCCAGTATAGTCTGGATGTCACTCGACGGTCTGGTACCCAGATTCGAGAGGATCTTTAAGATCATTGAGTAG
- the rlmN gene encoding 23S rRNA (adenine(2503)-C(2))-methyltransferase RlmN, whose product MENTETIKKTDLKSLNKEELQAFCSDLGLQSYRADQVFQWLYQKGVSDFSEMTNLSKDLRAKLDETACISRIEPVAQQESRDGTIKFLFRLDEEDKDYKVEAVMIPDFYEDGVPKRLTVCVSSQVGCVFGCSFCATGKMGLFRSLSHGEIVDQVQYINALMEEKYDKKITNIVYMGMGEPLHNYQAVVDSSHIITDPLSIELSPKRITVSTVGLTKQIKKLADDAEEFNLAISLHAATDEKRDRIMPINSSMNLESLEDAVKYYHRKTEKPLTYEYLLFDNFNDSKEDARNLARIVKWAPSKVNIIMYNNVAGVELQRAKEERLDNFLRELIRNDVRATVRRSRGDDIDAGCGQLAIREGAPKGKSITDKK is encoded by the coding sequence ATGGAAAACACCGAGACTATTAAGAAAACCGACCTTAAAAGCCTGAACAAAGAAGAGCTCCAGGCTTTTTGTTCTGACCTGGGATTACAATCTTACCGTGCCGATCAGGTATTTCAATGGCTGTATCAGAAAGGAGTCTCCGACTTCAGTGAGATGACTAATTTATCCAAAGACCTGAGAGCAAAACTTGATGAAACAGCCTGCATCAGTCGAATTGAGCCGGTAGCCCAACAGGAATCCAGAGACGGTACCATCAAATTTCTGTTTCGATTGGATGAAGAGGATAAAGATTATAAAGTGGAAGCCGTCATGATCCCGGATTTTTATGAAGACGGTGTTCCGAAAAGACTGACGGTCTGTGTTTCCTCTCAGGTAGGTTGTGTATTCGGTTGTTCGTTTTGTGCAACCGGTAAAATGGGCTTATTCCGCAGCCTAAGCCACGGAGAGATCGTAGATCAGGTACAGTATATCAATGCCCTGATGGAAGAGAAATATGACAAGAAGATCACGAATATTGTGTATATGGGGATGGGCGAACCACTCCATAATTATCAGGCGGTCGTTGATTCCTCTCATATTATTACCGACCCCTTAAGCATTGAATTATCCCCCAAAAGGATTACGGTCTCAACGGTCGGATTAACCAAGCAGATCAAAAAGCTTGCTGACGATGCAGAGGAATTCAATCTTGCGATCTCTCTTCATGCAGCTACTGATGAAAAGAGAGACCGGATCATGCCGATAAACAGTTCCATGAATCTTGAAAGTCTTGAAGATGCTGTTAAATACTATCATCGTAAGACCGAAAAACCTCTGACCTACGAATATCTACTCTTCGATAACTTTAATGACAGCAAGGAGGATGCCCGTAATCTGGCCAGGATCGTTAAATGGGCTCCAAGCAAGGTGAACATCATCATGTATAACAATGTAGCCGGTGTGGAGCTGCAGAGAGCCAAGGAAGAGAGACTGGATAATTTCCTCAGAGAATTGATAAGAAATGATGTGCGTGCAACCGTGAGAAGAAGCCGTGGTGATGACATAGATGCCGGATGTGGTCAGCTGGCGATTCGGGAGGGTGCACCTAAAGGTAAGTCCATCACGGACAAGAAATAA
- a CDS encoding peroxiredoxin-like family protein, translating to MYLKTLFLSLLFLVFINLNLSAQDYAETASEVTPLLIGSIIPDVSVKNIESEELNLRELVSSKQTVIIFYRGGWCPYCSQHLAELNEIEDEIRNMGYQFLAISADRPEELRKSKSKADLNYTLLSDSPMNATKAFGLAFKVDEATVQRYMEIGIDLEKSSGYDHHLLPVPAVYILDTDGKVLFDYVNPDYRQRINGEILLTAARVYRAES from the coding sequence ATGTACCTAAAGACTCTATTCCTCAGTTTGTTATTCCTCGTTTTTATCAACTTAAACCTGAGTGCCCAGGATTATGCTGAAACAGCATCAGAGGTAACTCCTCTTCTTATCGGAAGCATTATTCCGGATGTAAGTGTCAAGAACATTGAAAGCGAAGAGCTCAATCTCCGTGAACTGGTGAGTTCAAAGCAAACCGTAATTATTTTTTATCGCGGGGGCTGGTGCCCCTACTGCTCTCAGCACCTGGCAGAACTAAATGAGATTGAAGATGAGATCCGGAACATGGGTTATCAGTTTCTGGCGATCAGTGCAGACCGACCCGAAGAACTTCGCAAAAGTAAGTCCAAGGCAGATCTTAACTATACACTTCTCTCCGATAGTCCTATGAATGCCACTAAAGCCTTCGGACTTGCATTCAAAGTTGACGAAGCCACGGTTCAGCGATATATGGAAATCGGGATAGACCTTGAAAAAAGCTCCGGCTATGACCATCATCTGTTACCGGTGCCGGCTGTTTATATTCTGGACACCGATGGCAAGGTCTTGTTTGACTACGTAAATCCGGATTATCGACAACGGATCAATGGGGAAATCCTGCTCACCGCTGCAAGAGTGTACCGGGCCGAATCTTAA
- a CDS encoding mechanosensitive ion channel family protein, with translation MNNLFGTLTDKLETWIESAVAMLPNLVVAILILLIFYALAKLVKNASRKLLDKVTDNQTIIGLSETILGVSTLAIGTFIALSVLQLNDAVTSLLAGAGIIGLALGFAFQDIAANFISGILLSVRHPFGIGDIIETNGYFGTVIKLNLRNTMIRTFQGQVIYVPNKVVYENPFTNYTRNGERRIDLSCGVSYGDDLEKVKNVAVKSLSELGIRDKSRDVELFFNEFGDSSINFTVRFWVDFRKQTDFLSAQSDAIIKLKSAFDENDIMIPFPIRTLDFGIRGGEKLDTMISNRNNGNN, from the coding sequence TTGAACAATTTATTTGGAACTTTAACCGATAAACTGGAGACCTGGATTGAAAGTGCAGTCGCAATGCTGCCGAACCTGGTTGTAGCCATTCTGATTCTGCTGATTTTTTATGCGCTGGCAAAATTAGTAAAAAATGCCAGCAGAAAGCTTCTTGATAAGGTTACGGACAATCAAACGATCATTGGTCTTTCTGAAACGATATTGGGGGTATCGACCCTGGCAATAGGTACTTTTATTGCCCTCAGTGTCTTGCAACTCAATGATGCTGTAACAAGCCTGCTGGCAGGTGCCGGTATAATTGGTCTGGCATTAGGTTTCGCATTTCAGGACATCGCAGCCAATTTTATATCCGGTATTCTGCTGTCTGTTCGTCATCCGTTTGGAATAGGAGATATCATTGAAACTAACGGATATTTTGGGACGGTCATAAAACTGAATCTCAGGAATACCATGATCCGTACTTTTCAGGGGCAGGTGATCTATGTGCCTAATAAAGTGGTTTATGAAAATCCTTTTACTAATTACACGAGGAACGGCGAGCGACGAATAGATCTTTCCTGCGGGGTATCTTATGGAGATGACCTGGAAAAAGTGAAGAATGTAGCAGTCAAATCTTTAAGTGAACTCGGTATCAGGGATAAATCAAGAGATGTGGAGCTCTTCTTTAATGAATTTGGTGACTCTTCCATTAACTTTACAGTCAGATTCTGGGTCGACTTCCGCAAACAAACTGATTTTCTCTCCGCTCAGAGTGATGCTATAATCAAGCTGAAAAGTGCTTTTGATGAAAATGATATTATGATTCCATTCCCTATCAGAACGCTCGATTTCGGAATAAGAGGAGGTGAAAAACTGGACACTATGATCAGCAACCGAAACAATGGAAATAACTGA
- a CDS encoding ZIP family metal transporter: MDQIDPILIQVFLYALLTAVATGLGAVPFFFIKNISPSFLGKSHAAAAGLMLAASFNLIMEGYDINQWMTVYGMLSGMILILLADKGLNRINDVDVKDLVGGGRKEMLLFLGIMTLHSFAEGVSVGVSFSSTIEFGIFIAIAIAVHNIPEGLAISLVMVPQGTSPLKAVWWSIFSSLPQPLMAIPAFLFVEVFREYLPFGLGLAAGAMIWMVFSELIPEALEKCEPKKIGFWVTAAILAMSAFQILLGEY, from the coding sequence ATTGATCAGATCGACCCCATCTTGATTCAGGTATTTCTATATGCTCTGCTTACCGCAGTTGCAACCGGGCTGGGTGCTGTTCCCTTTTTCTTTATAAAGAATATTTCTCCCTCCTTTCTGGGTAAATCTCATGCTGCTGCTGCCGGACTCATGCTGGCAGCAAGTTTTAACCTTATCATGGAAGGATACGACATCAATCAGTGGATGACTGTATACGGAATGCTTTCGGGTATGATCCTTATCCTTCTGGCTGATAAAGGTCTGAATCGCATTAATGATGTGGATGTCAAAGACCTGGTTGGCGGCGGCAGGAAAGAGATGCTTTTATTTCTGGGAATTATGACTCTTCATTCTTTCGCAGAGGGAGTAAGTGTGGGGGTATCTTTCTCCAGCACAATCGAATTCGGTATTTTCATCGCTATTGCAATTGCTGTACATAACATCCCGGAGGGACTTGCAATCAGCCTGGTTATGGTACCTCAGGGAACCTCTCCTCTTAAAGCAGTATGGTGGTCGATCTTTTCGAGTCTGCCTCAGCCACTAATGGCAATACCCGCTTTCCTTTTCGTGGAAGTATTCCGCGAATACCTCCCCTTTGGCCTGGGGCTTGCAGCCGGAGCAATGATCTGGATGGTTTTTTCTGAGCTTATCCCTGAAGCACTTGAAAAATGCGAACCCAAAAAGATCGGTTTCTGGGTAACTGCAGCCATACTTGCCATGAGTGCTTTCCAGATATTATTGGGTGAATACTGA
- the lgt gene encoding prolipoprotein diacylglyceryl transferase: MHMLLLLLESFTWNIDPEIFTLGPFNLPFPLSIPGLVIGGAIAWFAAQSLLKKGEPKGKKSKEKKETSSELKFWGIVLAGLIIGQLIALMIGLSTIEQFGPISPRWYGFLFAMAFVSGYWIGAKMWTDAGRSVQELENVLFWVLIGTVIGARLGHVIFYDLDYYLRNLSQIPAIWNGGLASHGAAVGIIITMIVLSKKKPGMTFWWLADRVVIPTAIGGAFIRTGNFFNSEIYGHPTDLPWGVIFSRLPGADGMIPRHPTMLYEALLCIFVFIVIWTVYKKYKAHPPEGSLFGLFLILLFSGRFFLEYTKIPQAAFASEWSVNMGQWLSVPLVLIGLYIVFAKVKWKKKSNEQVEAA, encoded by the coding sequence ATGCACATGCTGCTTTTATTGCTGGAATCATTTACCTGGAATATTGATCCTGAAATATTCACGTTAGGCCCATTCAATCTGCCTTTTCCCCTATCCATTCCTGGATTGGTCATTGGCGGAGCCATTGCCTGGTTTGCGGCTCAGTCATTGTTGAAAAAAGGGGAGCCTAAAGGGAAAAAATCCAAAGAGAAAAAAGAAACCTCTTCCGAATTAAAATTCTGGGGTATTGTGCTGGCCGGCCTGATCATTGGTCAGCTTATCGCACTAATGATCGGACTTTCTACCATTGAACAATTCGGACCGATCTCCCCGCGCTGGTATGGATTCCTTTTTGCTATGGCATTTGTGAGTGGCTACTGGATCGGTGCAAAGATGTGGACAGATGCCGGACGGTCGGTGCAGGAACTGGAAAATGTATTATTTTGGGTACTTATAGGCACTGTGATAGGAGCCCGCCTTGGACATGTAATCTTTTATGATCTTGATTACTACCTTCGCAATCTTTCCCAGATCCCTGCCATCTGGAATGGAGGACTTGCAAGTCACGGAGCCGCTGTAGGGATCATTATCACCATGATCGTGTTATCGAAGAAAAAGCCGGGAATGACCTTCTGGTGGCTTGCAGACCGGGTTGTGATCCCTACGGCGATAGGGGGAGCCTTTATTCGTACCGGAAATTTCTTTAATTCTGAGATCTATGGCCACCCTACTGATCTTCCATGGGGAGTGATCTTTAGTCGTCTTCCCGGAGCTGACGGAATGATTCCCCGGCATCCTACCATGCTTTACGAAGCTCTTCTCTGCATTTTTGTATTTATAGTAATCTGGACCGTTTACAAAAAATATAAAGCCCATCCACCTGAGGGCTCATTATTTGGACTATTTCTCATTCTTTTATTCTCCGGAAGATTTTTTCTGGAGTATACCAAGATCCCGCAGGCAGCATTTGCCAGTGAGTGGTCTGTAAATATGGGACAGTGGCTAAGCGTACCCCTTGTGCTCATAGGTTTGTATATCGTTTTTGCAAAGGTGAAGTGGAAGAAAAAATCCAACGAGCAGGTTGAAGCTGCGTGA
- a CDS encoding protein-L-isoaspartate(D-aspartate) O-methyltransferase, producing MKFPEYRYVEDRRFVRPRKKLVETLKKKGIKDERVLMAIGKIQRHKLIDTALHPKAYVDTALPIGMGQTISQPYTVAAQTELLEVHPGDKILEIGTGSGYQCMVLCELGADVYSVERHPDLYHRAKDALREHGYKAMLKVGDGTLGWTTYAPYDGIVVTAGAPVVPDDLVKQLNVGGRLVIPVGDENKQVMLRITRVSENEYQQEELDNFKFVPLIGEKGWGA from the coding sequence TTGAAATTTCCTGAATATAGGTACGTGGAAGACCGCAGATTTGTACGCCCCCGAAAGAAGTTGGTAGAGACGCTCAAAAAGAAGGGAATCAAAGACGAAAGAGTTCTTATGGCTATCGGCAAAATACAACGCCATAAACTCATTGATACTGCACTTCATCCAAAGGCTTATGTGGATACTGCCTTGCCAATTGGTATGGGGCAGACCATCTCTCAACCCTATACGGTGGCAGCTCAGACTGAGCTGCTGGAAGTGCATCCCGGTGATAAGATACTCGAAATAGGAACAGGTTCAGGTTACCAGTGTATGGTGCTTTGCGAGCTGGGAGCCGATGTTTATTCGGTAGAGAGACACCCCGATCTTTATCACCGTGCGAAAGATGCTTTGCGGGAGCATGGTTACAAAGCCATGCTTAAAGTAGGAGATGGTACTTTGGGATGGACGACTTATGCACCGTATGACGGGATCGTAGTTACTGCCGGTGCCCCAGTGGTGCCTGATGACCTGGTCAAACAGCTTAATGTTGGTGGACGGCTGGTAATTCCGGTAGGAGATGAAAATAAACAGGTTATGCTCAGGATCACCAGAGTTTCAGAAAATGAATATCAGCAGGAAGAACTGGATAATTTTAAATTCGTACCGCTGATCGGTGAAAAAGGATGGGGTGCCTGA
- a CDS encoding DUF368 domain-containing protein, translating into MPEKIMEEGSSVDQTELKEGPFLILKGFIMGSADIVPGVSGGTMALILGIYERLLNAIKSVDTKVIKELLTFKWKRAFSRIHLLFLVMLFTGIFSALAFFTKVVPLQIYMFTHPEIVFGLFFGLILGSIYILIKALEYFNWKISLFLIAGMLFGLWIVNLVPADTPEDPLFVFLSGSIAICAMILPGISGSYLLLIMRKYDYLLSQIGKIGGVETLDGILGLLPFMIGAVVGLALFSRFLSWLLGRFHTQTIAVLIGFLIGSLYVIWPFQHRDFVEKVRETRIYDYQDPKVQDLRERTEIPYLPEYEQLGKVINPNAVFDEMKQVEVETVKRKLIRSKPFIPGGPGSRPGDSPNTTGGILGVIVGVLLVGGIEQLREK; encoded by the coding sequence GTGCCTGAAAAGATCATGGAGGAAGGTTCATCTGTCGACCAGACTGAATTAAAAGAGGGCCCATTCTTGATCCTTAAGGGATTTATAATGGGTTCAGCCGATATTGTACCCGGAGTAAGCGGGGGTACCATGGCGCTAATTCTTGGGATCTATGAGCGACTGCTCAACGCTATCAAAAGTGTAGATACAAAGGTCATCAAGGAACTTCTGACTTTTAAATGGAAGCGTGCATTCAGCAGAATTCATTTATTATTTCTGGTGATGCTGTTTACCGGTATATTCAGTGCGCTTGCCTTTTTTACAAAGGTGGTGCCTTTGCAGATCTATATGTTCACTCACCCTGAGATCGTATTCGGGCTGTTCTTCGGACTCATACTGGGGTCCATCTATATCCTGATCAAAGCACTGGAATATTTTAACTGGAAGATCTCACTGTTCCTGATCGCAGGGATGCTATTCGGTCTCTGGATCGTTAATCTTGTACCGGCGGATACACCGGAAGATCCATTATTTGTATTTCTGAGCGGATCAATAGCTATTTGTGCTATGATCCTTCCGGGGATCTCCGGTTCTTATCTGCTGCTGATCATGCGGAAATATGACTACCTGCTTTCTCAGATCGGAAAGATCGGCGGGGTTGAGACTTTGGATGGAATCCTTGGACTGTTGCCTTTCATGATAGGAGCAGTGGTCGGACTTGCTTTGTTTTCCCGATTTCTTTCCTGGCTGCTGGGGCGTTTCCATACCCAGACCATTGCAGTCCTGATCGGATTTTTGATCGGTTCACTCTACGTGATCTGGCCTTTTCAGCACAGGGATTTTGTCGAGAAGGTAAGGGAGACCAGAATTTATGATTATCAGGATCCAAAGGTGCAGGATCTCAGAGAACGCACTGAGATCCCTTACCTGCCTGAATACGAACAACTTGGAAAAGTGATCAATCCCAATGCTGTATTTGACGAGATGAAGCAGGTTGAAGTAGAAACGGTCAAAAGAAAGCTCATCCGTTCTAAGCCTTTTATTCCGGGCGGACCCGGTTCCCGGCCAGGTGATTCTCCAAATACTACCGGCGGTATCCTTGGTGTCATAGTAGGGGTATTGCTTGTGGGTGGCATCGAGCAGTTAAGGGAAAAGTAG